Part of the Ignavibacteriales bacterium genome is shown below.
GTACACACCGCTTGTGAGTTTCGATCCGTTAAACTGCACTTCATACGTTCCTGCATTTTTATTATCATCTACAAGCGTTGCAACTTCCTGTCCAAGCAGATTAAATACTTTGAGTGTTAGATGTGCTGCCTTCGAGACATCATACTTAATTATTGTTGTCGGATTGAACGGATTGGGGTAATTCTGTCCCAAAGAATATTTTTTAGGCACGGTTAAATTAGATTCTCCTACGGAAGAAATTATTTCGGATAAGGGACGGCGCCACACACCCTGTCCCCAGCTTCCGGCATAGAGATCTGATCCGACCAGCGTAATTGCCATGGACAATTGTGTGGCAAGCCCGGTGTCGGTCCTGGTCCACGTTGTACCATTGTCCGTCG
Proteins encoded:
- a CDS encoding T9SS type A sorting domain-containing protein, encoding MNNGMPMYISGIVATPNGGGGNNIIASTWGNGIVLSTDNGTTWTRTDTGLATQLSMAITLVGSDLYAGSWGQGVWRRPLSEIISSVGESNLTVPKKYSLGQNYPNPFNPTTIIKYDVSKAAHLTLKVFNLLGQEVATLVDDNKNAGTYEVQFNGSKLTSGVYFYRLQVGSSSVSSGQNFVETKKLILMK